Proteins found in one Panicum hallii strain FIL2 chromosome 4, PHallii_v3.1, whole genome shotgun sequence genomic segment:
- the LOC112890119 gene encoding pentatricopeptide repeat-containing protein At1g43980, mitochondrial, with protein sequence MPTSPPPSPNAASLTPRAAAGLLARCTSRAAAAALHARLLRCSRAFFRSPYLANCLGAAYSRLGAAPSAIALLRAIARPNVFTSNILLSGNLGSGLLEDARRLFDGMPQRDAVTYNAMLSGYVGAALPNEALRLFCSMREHGVRPTGFTFSIVSSAVASAHHSQQLHAAAVRHGLAHLDAVVSNALIDMYRRIGLFQYAAHVFSCMEEPDVTSWNSVMSAYKDQALSGTVFDCFRSMRSKGFSVDGFSVSTVLSTCSDVKDFAKGDQMLALCVKMSFLTNSIVCSAVIDFLCLSDRLSDAVQLFRGMPTWDSELCNALISGYAKGGLMEEALSLFAASIRNGVVPTEFTFASVLGWSSCFGLMEQGTQIHCLVCKLGFQDDVIVSTALTDMYCKLGLTRHARKIFRAVVAKDLVLWNTMLRGLLQNGRGKEALGIFRRMLKCGIQPDRITLFGALSACSLEGLVAEALDILTLFKDTYCIMPSLEHYACVVDVLCRAGMLREAVNFVENKLLEFAAATFSNILEACIIQGNTGMAELVAEKMVMRKSRSSLPYIVLAHIYGARCKWEKMAGVWRSMENQRAKKAQSCSWLCIKNHIYVFKSEQILHHGKGATYEVLDLLFWDMMDQPKKSEGLDCLQLFPDYP encoded by the coding sequence atgCCCACgtccccgccgccctctcccAACGCTGCATCCCTCACTCCAAGGGCCGCCGCGGGGCTCCTCGCCCGCTgcacctcccgcgccgccgcggcagcgCTCCACGCGCGCCTCCTCCGCTGCTCCCGCGCCTTCTTCCGCTCCCCGTACCTCGCCAACTGCCTCGGCGCCGCCTACTCCCGCCTCGGCGCCGCCCCGTCCGCTATCGCGCTCCTGCGCGCCATCGCCAGGCCCAACGTGTTCACCAGCAACATCCTCCTGTCTGGGAACCTCGGATCCGGCCTCCTGGAGGACGCGCGAAGGCTGTTCGACGGGATGCCCCAGAGGGACGCGGTCACCTACAACGCCATGCTCTCCGGCTACGTCGGAGCCGCTCTTCCGAACGAGGCGTTACGCCTCTTCTGCTCCATGAGGGAGCATGGCGTCAGGCCAACGGGCTTCACCTTCTCCATAGTCTCGTCGGCAGTTGCCTCTGCCCACCACAGCCAGCAGcttcacgccgccgccgtccgacACGGCCTGGCACACCTTGATGCCGTAGTCAGCAATGCACTCATTGATATGTATCGCCGCATTGGCCTCTTTCAGTATGCAGCACACGTCTTCTCATGCATGGAAGAACCAGATGTCACCTCCTGGAACTCTGTCATGTCAGCTTACAAGGACCAGGCTCTCAGTGGTACTGTCTTTGACTGTTTCCGGTCCATGAGGAGCAAAGGCTTCTCTGTCGATGGCTTCAGTGTGTCCACTGTGCTCAGTACCTGCTCAGATGTCAAGGATTTCGCCAAAGGTGACCAGATGTTGGCCCTTTGTGTTAAAATGAGCTTCCTTACAAACTCCATTGTTTGTAGTGCTGTTATTGACTTCCTCTGCCTGTCTGACAGACTGTCTGATGCTGTTCAACTTTTCAGAGGAATGCCAACATGGGACTCAGAACTTTGCAATGCACTGATATCAGGCTATGCAAAGGGCGGCCTAATGGAGGAAGCCCTCAGCCTCTTTGCAGCATCTATACGAAATGGTGTTGTTCCAACCGAGTTCACATTTGCGAGTGTGCTGGGATGGAGTTCATGCTTTGGTTTAATGGAGCAGGGTACTCAAATCCATTGCCTCGTTTGTAAGCTTGGGTTTCAGGATGATGTAATTGTCTCCACGGCCCTTACAGACATGTACTGTAAATTGGGGTTAACAAGGCATGCCAGGAAAATTTTCAGGGCAGTTGTTGCCAAGGATCTGGTATTATGGAATACAATGCTGCGTGGTCTATTGCAAAATGGAAGAGGTAAGGAAGCCCTTGGAATATTTAGAAGGATGCTCAAGTGTGGTATCCAACCTGATAGAATCACTCTTTTTGGAGCTTTGTCTGCATGTAGTTTGGAAGGTTTGGTAGCTGAAGCACTGGATATACTTACCCTGTTTAAAGATACGTACTGTATTATGCCTAGCCTGGAGCACTATGCTTGTGTGGTCGATGTGTTATGCCGTGCAGGAATGTTGAGAGAGGCAGTGAATTTTGTAGAGAACAAGCTGCTGGAGTTTGCTGCTGCTACATTCTCTAATATTCTTGAGGCCTGCATAATCCAAGGGAACACTGGCATGGCAGAGCTAGTTGCTGAAAAGATGGTGATGCGAAAATCCCGATCGTCACTGCCATATATTGTTTTAGCTCACATATATGGTGCAAGATGTAAGTGGGAAAAAATGGCTGGAGTATGGAGGTCAATGGAAAATCAAAGAGCAAAGAAGGCTCAGTCATGCAGCTGGCTATGTATCAAGAATCATATTTATGTGTTTAAATCGGAACAGATATTGCACCATGGAAAAGGAGCTACTTATGAGGTGTTGGACCTTCTATTTTGGGACATGATGGATCAGCCCAAGAAGAGTGAAGGATTAGATTGTCTCCAGCTGTTCCCGGACTATCCTTAA
- the LOC112889718 gene encoding LRR receptor kinase SERL2-like isoform X2, with product MMIKNLLTDPHGVLKNWDKDSVDPCSWTTVTCSPDKLVTGLEAPSQSLSGMLSPTIGNLTNLQIVLLQNNNITGPIPAEIGKLSKLKTLDLSSNHLYGGIPTTVGHLQSLQYLRLNNNTLSGPFPSASANLSQLVFLDLSYNNLSGPIPGSLARTYNIVGNPLICGANTEKDCYGTAPMPMSYNLNSSQGALPPGKSKSHKFAVAFGTATGCISFLFLAAGFVFWWRHRRNRQILFDVDDQHMENVSLGNVKRFQFRELQSATDNFSSKNILGKGGFGYVYRGQLPDGTLVAVKRLKDGNAAGGEAQFQTEVEMISLALHRNLLRLYGFCMTATERLLVYPYMSNGSVALRLKAKPPLDWATRKRIALGAGRGLLYLHEQCDPKIIHRDVKAANILLDDYCEAIVGDFGLAKLLDHRDSHVTTAVRGTVGHIAPEYLSTGQSSEKTDVFGFGILLLELITGQTALEFGKAANQKGAMLDWVKKMHQEKKLDVLVDKGLKGGYDRIELEEMVQVALLCTQYLPGHRPKMSEVVRMLEGDGLAERWEASQRADSHKFKVPEFSFSRCYSDLTDDSSLLVQAVELSGPR from the exons atgatgatcaagaaCCTGCTCACGGACCCCCATGGCGTCCTCAAGAACTGGGACAAGGACTCCGTCGATCCCTGTAGCTGGACTACGGTCACCTGCTCGCCGGACAAACTCGTCACTGGACT AGAGGCGCCAAGCCAGAGCCTCTCTGGCATGCTCTCCCCAACCATAGGCAACCTCACCAATCTTCAGATCGT TCTCCTGCAGAACAACAACATCACTGGCCCAATCCCAGCAGAGATTGGCAAGCTTTCAAAGCTCAAGACACTTGATCTCTCCAGCAACCACCTGTATGGTGGAATCCCCACCACTGTGGGCCACCTtcagagcctgcagtactt GAGGCTCAACAACAACACCCTGTCTGGTCCATTCCCTTCAGCATCAGCtaatttgtcccagcttgtttTTCT AGACTTGTCATATAATAACCTGAGTGGTCCAATACCGGGATCTTTGGCAAGAACATACAA CATTGTTGGGAATCCCCTCATCTGCGGTGCGAACACGGAGAAAGATTGCTACGGGACTGCACCAATGCCAATGTCCTACAACCTGAATAGCTCACAGGGTGCTCTGCCACCAGGAAAATCTAAAAGCCACAAGTTTGCAGTCGCATTTGGTACAGCAACTGGTTGCATCAGCTTCCTCTTCCTAGCTGCTGGATTTGTGTTCTGGTGGAGGCATCGCCGTAACCGGCAGATCCTTTTTGATGTCGACG ACCAACACATGGAGAATGTCAGTCTTGGAAACGTGAAGAGGTTTCAGTTCAGGGAGCTTCAGTCCGCAACAGACAATTTCAGCAGCAAGAACATACTAGGGAAAGGTGGCTTCGGATACGTTTATAGAGGGCAGCTCCCTGATGGAACCCTTGTGGCCGTCAAGCGACTGAAGGACGGCAATGCTGCGGGCGGTGAGGCACAGTTCCAGACCGAGGTTGAGATGATTAGCTTGGCACTGCACAGAAATCTTCTCAGGCTCTACGGGTTCTGCATGACCGCCACAGAGAGGCTTCTGGTCTACCCATACATGTCAAATGGAAGCGTCGCATTGCGCCTGAAAG CGAAGCCACCTTTGGATTGGGCGACTAGGAAGAGGATAGCTCTTGGTGCAGGGAGGGGGCTACTCTACCTTCACGAGCAGTGTGACCCCAAGATCATACACAGGGACGTCAAGGCGGCCAACATCCTGCTAGATGACTACTGCGAAGCCATTGTTGGTGACTTCGGGCTCGCTAAACTCCTCGACCACCGGGATTCACATGTCACCACTGCAGTGAGAGGCACTGTTGGTCACATTGCGCCTGAGTACCTCTCCACTGGCCAATCGTCTGAGAAGACCGACGTCTTTGGCTTTGGCATCCTGCTGCTGGAGTTGATTACCGGTCAGACCGCGCTGGAGTTTGGAAAGGCGGCAAACCAGAAGGGAGCCATGCTGGATTGG GTGAAGAAGATGCACCAGGAGAAGAAGCTGGACGTGCTCGTTGACAAGGGGCTGAAGGGCGGGTATGACAGGATCGAGCTGGAGGAGATGGTGCAGGTGGCGCTGCTGTGTACGCAGTATCTCCCCGGGCACCGGCCCAAGATGTCGGAGGTGGTCCGGATGCTGGAAGGCGATGGGCTCGCGGAGCGGTGGGAGGCCTCGCAGCGCGCCGACTCGCACAAGTTCAAGGTGCCCGAGTTCAGTTTCAGCCGTTGCTACTCCGACCTTACCGACGACTCATCGCTGCTGGTGCAGGCCGTCGAGCTCTCGGGCCCAAGATGA
- the LOC112889718 gene encoding LRR receptor kinase SERL2-like isoform X1, producing MEAPPPSPPSLLLLLLLLVSSPSTSMALLSPQGVNYEVQALMMIKNLLTDPHGVLKNWDKDSVDPCSWTTVTCSPDKLVTGLEAPSQSLSGMLSPTIGNLTNLQIVLLQNNNITGPIPAEIGKLSKLKTLDLSSNHLYGGIPTTVGHLQSLQYLRLNNNTLSGPFPSASANLSQLVFLDLSYNNLSGPIPGSLARTYNIVGNPLICGANTEKDCYGTAPMPMSYNLNSSQGALPPGKSKSHKFAVAFGTATGCISFLFLAAGFVFWWRHRRNRQILFDVDDQHMENVSLGNVKRFQFRELQSATDNFSSKNILGKGGFGYVYRGQLPDGTLVAVKRLKDGNAAGGEAQFQTEVEMISLALHRNLLRLYGFCMTATERLLVYPYMSNGSVALRLKAKPPLDWATRKRIALGAGRGLLYLHEQCDPKIIHRDVKAANILLDDYCEAIVGDFGLAKLLDHRDSHVTTAVRGTVGHIAPEYLSTGQSSEKTDVFGFGILLLELITGQTALEFGKAANQKGAMLDWVKKMHQEKKLDVLVDKGLKGGYDRIELEEMVQVALLCTQYLPGHRPKMSEVVRMLEGDGLAERWEASQRADSHKFKAVELSGPR from the exons ATGGAGGCGCCTCCACCATCTCCCCCCTCCCTGttgctcctcctcctgcttCTCGTCTCCTCCCCTTCGACTTCAATGGCGCTCCTCTCCCCCCAGGGCGTCAACTATGAAG TGCAAGCtctgatgatgatcaagaaCCTGCTCACGGACCCCCATGGCGTCCTCAAGAACTGGGACAAGGACTCCGTCGATCCCTGTAGCTGGACTACGGTCACCTGCTCGCCGGACAAACTCGTCACTGGACT AGAGGCGCCAAGCCAGAGCCTCTCTGGCATGCTCTCCCCAACCATAGGCAACCTCACCAATCTTCAGATCGT TCTCCTGCAGAACAACAACATCACTGGCCCAATCCCAGCAGAGATTGGCAAGCTTTCAAAGCTCAAGACACTTGATCTCTCCAGCAACCACCTGTATGGTGGAATCCCCACCACTGTGGGCCACCTtcagagcctgcagtactt GAGGCTCAACAACAACACCCTGTCTGGTCCATTCCCTTCAGCATCAGCtaatttgtcccagcttgtttTTCT AGACTTGTCATATAATAACCTGAGTGGTCCAATACCGGGATCTTTGGCAAGAACATACAA CATTGTTGGGAATCCCCTCATCTGCGGTGCGAACACGGAGAAAGATTGCTACGGGACTGCACCAATGCCAATGTCCTACAACCTGAATAGCTCACAGGGTGCTCTGCCACCAGGAAAATCTAAAAGCCACAAGTTTGCAGTCGCATTTGGTACAGCAACTGGTTGCATCAGCTTCCTCTTCCTAGCTGCTGGATTTGTGTTCTGGTGGAGGCATCGCCGTAACCGGCAGATCCTTTTTGATGTCGACG ACCAACACATGGAGAATGTCAGTCTTGGAAACGTGAAGAGGTTTCAGTTCAGGGAGCTTCAGTCCGCAACAGACAATTTCAGCAGCAAGAACATACTAGGGAAAGGTGGCTTCGGATACGTTTATAGAGGGCAGCTCCCTGATGGAACCCTTGTGGCCGTCAAGCGACTGAAGGACGGCAATGCTGCGGGCGGTGAGGCACAGTTCCAGACCGAGGTTGAGATGATTAGCTTGGCACTGCACAGAAATCTTCTCAGGCTCTACGGGTTCTGCATGACCGCCACAGAGAGGCTTCTGGTCTACCCATACATGTCAAATGGAAGCGTCGCATTGCGCCTGAAAG CGAAGCCACCTTTGGATTGGGCGACTAGGAAGAGGATAGCTCTTGGTGCAGGGAGGGGGCTACTCTACCTTCACGAGCAGTGTGACCCCAAGATCATACACAGGGACGTCAAGGCGGCCAACATCCTGCTAGATGACTACTGCGAAGCCATTGTTGGTGACTTCGGGCTCGCTAAACTCCTCGACCACCGGGATTCACATGTCACCACTGCAGTGAGAGGCACTGTTGGTCACATTGCGCCTGAGTACCTCTCCACTGGCCAATCGTCTGAGAAGACCGACGTCTTTGGCTTTGGCATCCTGCTGCTGGAGTTGATTACCGGTCAGACCGCGCTGGAGTTTGGAAAGGCGGCAAACCAGAAGGGAGCCATGCTGGATTGG GTGAAGAAGATGCACCAGGAGAAGAAGCTGGACGTGCTCGTTGACAAGGGGCTGAAGGGCGGGTATGACAGGATCGAGCTGGAGGAGATGGTGCAGGTGGCGCTGCTGTGTACGCAGTATCTCCCCGGGCACCGGCCCAAGATGTCGGAGGTGGTCCGGATGCTGGAAGGCGATGGGCTCGCGGAGCGGTGGGAGGCCTCGCAGCGCGCCGACTCGCACAAGTTCAAG GCCGTCGAGCTCTCGGGCCCAAGATGA
- the LOC112889718 gene encoding LRR receptor kinase SERL2-like isoform X3: MEAPPPSPPSLLLLLLLLVSSPSTSMALLSPQGVNYEVQALMMIKNLLTDPHGVLKNWDKDSVDPCSWTTVTCSPDKLVTGLEAPSQSLSGMLSPTIGNLTNLQIVLLQNNNITGPIPAEIGKLSKLKTLDLSSNHLYGGIPTTVGHLQSLQYLRLNNNTLSGPFPSASANLSQLVFLDLSYNNLSGPIPGSLARTYNIVGNPLICGANTEKDCYGTAPMPMSYNLNSSQGALPPGKSKSHKFAVAFGTATGCISFLFLAAGFVFWWRHRRNRQILFDVDDQHMENVSLGNVKRFQFRELQSATDNFSSKNILGKGGFGYVYRGQLPDGTLVAVKRLKDGNAAGGEAQFQTEVEMISLALHRNLLRLYGFCMTATERLLVYPYMSNGSVALRLKAKPPLDWATRKRIALGAGRGLLYLHEQCDPKIIHRDVKAANILLDDYCEAIVGDFGLAKLLDHRDSHVTTAVRGTVGHIAPEYLSTGQSSEKTDVFGFGILLLELITGQTALEFGKAANQKGAMLDWVKKMHQEKKLDVLVDKGLKGGYDRIELEEMVQVALLCTQYLPGHRPKMSEVVRMLEGDGLAERWEASQRADSHKFKVPEFSFSRCYSDLTDDSSLLVQAVELSGPR; this comes from the exons ATGGAGGCGCCTCCACCATCTCCCCCCTCCCTGttgctcctcctcctgcttCTCGTCTCCTCCCCTTCGACTTCAATGGCGCTCCTCTCCCCCCAGGGCGTCAACTATGAAG TGCAAGCtctgatgatgatcaagaaCCTGCTCACGGACCCCCATGGCGTCCTCAAGAACTGGGACAAGGACTCCGTCGATCCCTGTAGCTGGACTACGGTCACCTGCTCGCCGGACAAACTCGTCACTGGACT AGAGGCGCCAAGCCAGAGCCTCTCTGGCATGCTCTCCCCAACCATAGGCAACCTCACCAATCTTCAGATCGT TCTCCTGCAGAACAACAACATCACTGGCCCAATCCCAGCAGAGATTGGCAAGCTTTCAAAGCTCAAGACACTTGATCTCTCCAGCAACCACCTGTATGGTGGAATCCCCACCACTGTGGGCCACCTtcagagcctgcagtactt GAGGCTCAACAACAACACCCTGTCTGGTCCATTCCCTTCAGCATCAGCtaatttgtcccagcttgtttTTCT AGACTTGTCATATAATAACCTGAGTGGTCCAATACCGGGATCTTTGGCAAGAACATACAA CATTGTTGGGAATCCCCTCATCTGCGGTGCGAACACGGAGAAAGATTGCTACGGGACTGCACCAATGCCAATGTCCTACAACCTGAATAGCTCACAGGGTGCTCTGCCACCAGGAAAATCTAAAAGCCACAAGTTTGCAGTCGCATTTGGTACAGCAACTGGTTGCATCAGCTTCCTCTTCCTAGCTGCTGGATTTGTGTTCTGGTGGAGGCATCGCCGTAACCGGCAGATCCTTTTTGATGTCGACG ACCAACACATGGAGAATGTCAGTCTTGGAAACGTGAAGAGGTTTCAGTTCAGGGAGCTTCAGTCCGCAACAGACAATTTCAGCAGCAAGAACATACTAGGGAAAGGTGGCTTCGGATACGTTTATAGAGGGCAGCTCCCTGATGGAACCCTTGTGGCCGTCAAGCGACTGAAGGACGGCAATGCTGCGGGCGGTGAGGCACAGTTCCAGACCGAGGTTGAGATGATTAGCTTGGCACTGCACAGAAATCTTCTCAGGCTCTACGGGTTCTGCATGACCGCCACAGAGAGGCTTCTGGTCTACCCATACATGTCAAATGGAAGCGTCGCATTGCGCCTGAAAG CGAAGCCACCTTTGGATTGGGCGACTAGGAAGAGGATAGCTCTTGGTGCAGGGAGGGGGCTACTCTACCTTCACGAGCAGTGTGACCCCAAGATCATACACAGGGACGTCAAGGCGGCCAACATCCTGCTAGATGACTACTGCGAAGCCATTGTTGGTGACTTCGGGCTCGCTAAACTCCTCGACCACCGGGATTCACATGTCACCACTGCAGTGAGAGGCACTGTTGGTCACATTGCGCCTGAGTACCTCTCCACTGGCCAATCGTCTGAGAAGACCGACGTCTTTGGCTTTGGCATCCTGCTGCTGGAGTTGATTACCGGTCAGACCGCGCTGGAGTTTGGAAAGGCGGCAAACCAGAAGGGAGCCATGCTGGATTGG GTGAAGAAGATGCACCAGGAGAAGAAGCTGGACGTGCTCGTTGACAAGGGGCTGAAGGGCGGGTATGACAGGATCGAGCTGGAGGAGATGGTGCAGGTGGCGCTGCTGTGTACGCAGTATCTCCCCGGGCACCGGCCCAAGATGTCGGAGGTGGTCCGGATGCTGGAAGGCGATGGGCTCGCGGAGCGGTGGGAGGCCTCGCAGCGCGCCGACTCGCACAAGTTCAAGGTGCCCGAGTTCAGTTTCAGCCGTTGCTACTCCGACCTTACCGACGACTCATCGCTGCTGGTGCAGGCCGTCGAGCTCTCGGGCCCAAGATGA